One region of Phycisphaerales bacterium genomic DNA includes:
- the glmS gene encoding glutamine--fructose-6-phosphate transaminase (isomerizing) — protein sequence MCGIVAYVGTKPCQNLLLEGLKRLEYRGYDSAGLATIDGGKIKVVKTVGRVANLEDKLEEMGGLPGTIGMCHTRWATHGGVTDINAHPHTDDKSGICLIHNGIIENYASLRTLLEEKGHKFRSQTDTEVLAMLIGELYEGDLEAAVQAALRECTGAYGIVVMCEKEPETLVAARKGSPLMVGVGNGEFIIASDGSAIVSHTSQAFNLDDYQVVKVTPKGFRTSTIHNVPVTPKVEQLELELQEIELGAYSHFMQKEIFEQPKALRNCFRGRFNPADGKVVLGGLSNLSKELTKARRIVLTAQGTALHAAMIGEYLLEDLAKIPSVAEYASEFRYRNPIIEDGTVVVAVSQSGETADTLAALHEARDRGALALGVINVVGSSISRETDAGVYLRVGPEIGVASTKAFTGQVAVLTMITLFMARRRFMSPDQCGEYLRALDSIPEKIERVLAQDEKVKRVTEKYCERENWLFLGRGYNYPTALEGALKLKEISYIHAEGMPAAEMKHGPIALINDGMPAVFIANRGRQYDKVMSNIQEVRARGGHVIAVATEGDEQIKKYAEDVLYVPDIPEPLSPMLTVIPLQLMAYHAAVIRGHDVDKPRNLAKSVTVE from the coding sequence ATGTGCGGAATCGTCGCCTACGTCGGCACCAAACCCTGCCAGAACCTCCTCCTTGAGGGCCTCAAGCGCCTCGAGTACCGCGGCTATGACTCCGCCGGGCTGGCCACCATCGACGGCGGCAAGATCAAGGTCGTCAAGACCGTTGGGCGTGTTGCGAACCTTGAGGACAAGCTCGAGGAGATGGGCGGGCTCCCTGGCACCATTGGCATGTGCCACACCCGATGGGCGACCCACGGCGGCGTGACGGACATCAACGCGCACCCCCACACCGACGACAAGTCCGGCATCTGCCTGATCCACAACGGCATCATCGAGAACTACGCCTCCCTCCGCACGCTGCTGGAGGAGAAGGGGCACAAGTTCCGGAGCCAGACCGACACGGAGGTGCTGGCGATGCTCATCGGGGAGCTCTACGAGGGCGACCTCGAGGCGGCGGTGCAGGCGGCCCTCCGCGAGTGCACCGGGGCGTACGGCATCGTGGTGATGTGCGAGAAGGAGCCCGAGACGCTGGTGGCCGCCCGCAAGGGGTCGCCGCTGATGGTGGGGGTGGGAAACGGCGAGTTCATCATCGCGTCGGACGGCTCCGCGATCGTGTCGCACACGTCGCAGGCCTTCAACCTCGATGACTACCAGGTGGTGAAGGTGACGCCGAAGGGGTTCCGCACCTCAACCATTCACAACGTGCCGGTCACGCCCAAGGTCGAGCAGCTCGAGCTCGAGCTCCAGGAGATCGAGCTGGGCGCCTACTCGCACTTCATGCAGAAGGAGATCTTCGAGCAGCCCAAGGCGCTGCGGAACTGCTTCCGTGGGCGGTTCAACCCTGCTGATGGCAAGGTCGTCCTTGGTGGGCTGTCAAACCTCTCCAAGGAGCTGACCAAGGCGCGCCGCATCGTGCTGACGGCGCAGGGCACGGCCCTGCACGCCGCGATGATCGGCGAGTACCTGCTCGAGGACCTTGCCAAAATCCCGTCCGTCGCCGAGTACGCGAGCGAGTTCCGCTACCGCAACCCGATCATCGAGGACGGCACGGTGGTCGTCGCCGTCAGCCAGTCGGGCGAGACCGCCGACACGCTGGCTGCGCTGCATGAAGCCCGCGACCGGGGGGCGCTGGCTCTCGGCGTGATCAACGTGGTGGGCTCGTCCATTTCGCGTGAGACCGACGCGGGCGTGTACCTGCGTGTGGGCCCGGAGATCGGCGTCGCTTCCACCAAGGCCTTCACAGGGCAGGTGGCCGTGCTCACGATGATCACGTTGTTCATGGCCCGCCGCCGCTTCATGTCGCCGGACCAGTGCGGGGAGTACCTCCGCGCCCTCGACAGCATCCCCGAGAAGATCGAGCGTGTGCTGGCGCAGGACGAGAAGGTGAAGCGCGTCACAGAGAAGTACTGCGAGCGAGAGAACTGGCTGTTCCTGGGGCGCGGGTACAACTACCCAACCGCCCTCGAGGGCGCCCTCAAGCTCAAGGAGATCAGCTACATCCACGCCGAGGGCATGCCCGCCGCGGAGATGAAGCACGGCCCTATCGCCCTCATCAACGACGGGATGCCGGCGGTGTTCATCGCCAACCGAGGTCGCCAGTACGACAAGGTGATGTCCAACATCCAGGAGGTCCGCGCTCGGGGCGGGCACGTGATTGCCGTCGCCACTGAGGGCGACGAGCAGATCAAGAAGTACGCGGAGGACGTCCTCTACGTCCCCGACATCCCCGAGCCGCTCAGCCCCATGCTGACGGTCATCCCGCTCCAGCTCATGGCCTACCACGCGGCGGTCATCCGCGGGCACGACGTGGACAAGCCGCGGAACCTGGCGAAGAGCGTGACGGTGGAGTGA